In Dehalococcoidales bacterium, one genomic interval encodes:
- the feoB gene encoding ferrous iron transport protein B: MSREEIIQAKDKSIGHLRSVLGDDAETVISGARYGFISGLLKDTLKKPRIEKATTSDKIDRVLVHRIWGIPIFLGIMYGMFQFVFTLSGPLMGLIDAGFGSLAGIAEGISPDWWSSLLGDGIISGVGSVISFIPPIFLLFIAISVLEDCGYLSRAAFVMDRVMHRIGLHGRSFIPMILGFGCTIPAVMACRTIENRKDRLTTMLVTPFMSCGARLPIFVLLAGVFFPARAGLVVFAMYLIGIGIAIFSAWILRKSLFAGESGHFVMELPPYRLPTFHGAMIHMWERGKHFLKRAGTIIFAAVVAVWLLASLPWGVEYASAGSILGRIGSAVAPVFTPCGFAQWPAAASLVFGFLAKEIVVGSLGAIFAVGEAGLGGALASQLGWTPLVAFSFMVFSLLYVPCVASIATIRSEASAKWAWFAIGYTCAVAWVAATVIYQIGRVVLGG; the protein is encoded by the coding sequence ATGAGTCGGGAAGAGATAATCCAGGCTAAAGACAAGAGCATCGGCCACTTAAGAAGCGTCCTCGGCGACGATGCGGAGACGGTAATCTCCGGTGCGAGATACGGGTTTATCAGCGGCCTGCTCAAGGATACCCTGAAAAAGCCGCGGATAGAGAAGGCTACCACATCGGATAAGATAGACCGGGTGCTGGTCCATCGCATCTGGGGCATCCCCATCTTCCTGGGCATAATGTACGGGATGTTCCAGTTCGTCTTTACCCTCTCCGGCCCGCTGATGGGTCTGATCGATGCCGGCTTCGGCAGCCTTGCCGGAATAGCGGAGGGCATCTCTCCCGACTGGTGGAGCTCTCTACTCGGCGATGGCATCATCAGCGGCGTCGGCTCGGTAATCAGCTTCATACCGCCGATATTCCTGCTCTTCATCGCCATATCCGTCCTGGAAGACTGTGGATACCTGTCCCGGGCCGCCTTCGTTATGGACCGGGTGATGCACCGGATAGGGCTGCACGGGCGTTCTTTTATCCCCATGATACTGGGCTTCGGCTGCACCATTCCCGCCGTGATGGCCTGCCGGACGATAGAAAATCGCAAGGACAGGCTGACCACGATGCTGGTCACCCCTTTCATGTCCTGCGGAGCCCGCCTGCCCATCTTCGTCCTCCTCGCCGGAGTCTTCTTCCCCGCCCGCGCCGGACTGGTCGTCTTCGCAATGTACCTGATCGGCATCGGCATCGCCATCTTCAGCGCCTGGATTCTGCGCAAGAGCCTTTTCGCCGGGGAATCGGGGCACTTCGTTATGGAGCTGCCGCCATACCGGCTGCCTACCTTCCACGGGGCAATGATTCATATGTGGGAGCGGGGCAAGCACTTCCTGAAGAGGGCGGGCACCATTATCTTCGCCGCAGTGGTAGCGGTCTGGCTGCTGGCCAGTCTACCCTGGGGCGTAGAGTACGCCAGCGCCGGGAGCATCCTGGGCAGGATAGGCAGTGCCGTGGCACCGGTATTTACCCCCTGCGGCTTTGCCCAGTGGCCGGCAGCCGCCAGCCTCGTCTTCGGCTTCCTGGCTAAAGAAATCGTGGTCGGCAGCCTGGGAGCCATCTTCGCCGTTGGAGAAGCAGGATTGGGTGGTGCTCTGGCATCTCAACTGGGCTGGACGCCGCTGGTTGCCTTCTCCTTTATGGTCTTCAGCCTGCTCTACGTTCCCTGTGTCGCCAGCATCGCCACCATACGCAGCGAAGCCTCGGCAAAGTGGGCCTGGTTCGCCATCGGCTACACCTGTGCCGTTGCCTGGGTCGCCGCTACCGTCATCTACCAGATCGGCAGGGTGGTTCTGGGGGGTTAG
- a CDS encoding patatin-like phospholipase family protein, whose translation MDRKKVGLVLSSGAARGLAHVGVLEVLEKNGIPIDMIAGTSIGAIIGAAYAAGKSIDEITRTVTGLSLMKMMTLADFTVPTSGFIKGKRIDGWLKSLICNIDFADLKIPFTCLATDIGTGKEVVIKQGPVAAAVRASASMPVIFTPARWQGRYLFDGALVEPIPVRAVKEMGADIVVAVNVVPYMGGRKKKADAAGDLKTQKEPNVFSIVVRMIYIMGYQAALDGLREADVIINPEVGHILPGSFNRARECILQGKRAARHALPAIKSILET comes from the coding sequence TTGGATCGAAAGAAAGTGGGGCTGGTGCTGAGCAGCGGCGCCGCCCGTGGTCTGGCCCACGTCGGTGTGCTGGAAGTCCTGGAGAAAAACGGTATCCCCATCGATATGATCGCCGGTACCAGCATCGGGGCGATTATCGGCGCCGCCTATGCCGCGGGGAAGAGCATCGACGAGATAACCAGGACGGTGACCGGACTGAGCCTGATGAAGATGATGACTCTGGCTGATTTCACCGTACCGACCAGCGGCTTCATCAAGGGGAAGAGGATCGACGGATGGCTCAAGTCTCTGATCTGCAATATTGATTTTGCCGACTTGAAAATACCCTTCACCTGCCTGGCCACCGACATCGGCACCGGCAAGGAGGTGGTCATCAAGCAGGGCCCGGTGGCGGCGGCAGTAAGGGCCAGTGCCTCGATGCCGGTAATATTTACTCCGGCCAGGTGGCAGGGGCGCTACCTGTTCGATGGCGCTCTGGTCGAACCGATACCGGTGCGAGCTGTCAAAGAGATGGGTGCCGACATCGTCGTTGCGGTAAACGTGGTGCCCTATATGGGCGGCAGAAAAAAGAAGGCCGACGCCGCGGGTGATCTGAAAACCCAGAAAGAACCTAACGTTTTCAGCATCGTGGTACGGATGATATATATTATGGGCTATCAGGCGGCGCTGGACGGACTTAGGGAAGCCGATGTCATAATTAACCCCGAAGTGGGGCATATCCTGCCCGGGAGCTTTAACCGGGCCCGGGAGTGCATCCTCCAGGGCAAGCGGGCGGCCCGGCATGCCCTACCGGCGATAAAGAGTATCCTGGAAACCTGA
- a CDS encoding FeoA family protein, producing the protein MSGKSLPLAMINPYEEVTVAEIRGGRGLVQRLADMGLTPGTKLKVINSQMPGPILIDLRGSRLVLGHGVALKIMVEITGNG; encoded by the coding sequence ATGAGCGGGAAGTCTCTGCCGCTGGCGATGATTAATCCCTACGAAGAAGTTACGGTAGCTGAGATTAGAGGCGGCCGGGGGCTGGTGCAGCGGCTGGCCGATATGGGCCTAACTCCGGGGACAAAGCTGAAGGTAATCAACAGCCAGATGCCCGGGCCGATCCTGATCGACCTCAGGGGCTCCAGACTGGTCCTCGGCCACGGGGTCGCCCTGAAGATTATGGTAGAAATAACAGGCAATGGCTAA
- a CDS encoding ferrous iron transporter B yields the protein MAKKITVALAGNPNAGKTTVFNNLTGAHQHVGNWPGVTVEKKEGGYRYGDYQVKVVDLPGVYSLTAYSPDEVVARNFILEGAPDVVVDILDASNLERNLYLTVQLIELEANLVVALNMMDIAQSRDYQIDVDKLARELGAPVVPMVAKKKGSNDRLLQAIVDAFEGRSGVEKVKLFYGNELEEHIKELESLIARDEELSQRFPPRWLAIKLLEEDGEVLEKIGLDR from the coding sequence ATGGCTAAAAAGATAACCGTTGCCCTGGCCGGCAACCCCAATGCTGGCAAGACAACGGTATTCAACAACCTTACCGGAGCCCATCAGCATGTGGGGAACTGGCCCGGGGTAACCGTCGAGAAGAAAGAGGGCGGCTACCGATACGGAGACTATCAGGTAAAAGTAGTCGACCTGCCCGGCGTCTACAGCCTGACCGCCTACTCCCCCGACGAGGTGGTAGCGCGGAACTTCATCCTGGAAGGCGCACCGGATGTCGTCGTGGACATTCTGGACGCCTCCAACCTGGAGAGAAACCTCTACCTTACCGTCCAGCTCATCGAACTGGAGGCCAACCTGGTAGTCGCCCTGAACATGATGGACATCGCCCAGTCCAGGGACTACCAGATCGACGTTGACAAGCTGGCCCGGGAACTGGGGGCGCCGGTGGTGCCGATGGTCGCCAAGAAAAAAGGCAGCAACGACCGGCTGCTCCAGGCAATAGTGGATGCTTTCGAGGGCAGATCCGGAGTAGAAAAGGTAAAGCTCTTCTACGGCAACGAGTTGGAGGAACACATCAAGGAGCTGGAATCACTGATCGCCCGGGATGAAGAGCTGTCGCAGCGATTTCCGCCCCGCTGGCTGGCGATAAAGCTGCTGGAAGAGGACGGGGAAGTGCTGGAAAAGATAGGGCTCGATAGATGA
- a CDS encoding Fur family transcriptional regulator — protein MVSKKSSTVIKRTALSSAGLRMTSQRALILDIINRGGEHLDADEVYSQARQIQSNLSLSTVYRNLRTLKELGLIQELHFNESHHHYEVKTSAEHHHLVCLGCGQVIEFECGLCSDMKREISRKKGFEIIDAEVQMTGYCAKCRRNRKQLMLQLPEKGFEKKGKEE, from the coding sequence ATGGTATCTAAGAAATCGAGTACCGTCATTAAGCGTACGGCACTGAGTTCGGCCGGACTGAGGATGACCAGCCAGCGGGCGCTGATCCTGGATATTATCAACCGTGGCGGCGAACATCTGGATGCCGATGAAGTCTACAGCCAGGCCCGGCAGATACAGTCCAACCTCAGCCTGTCCACGGTATACCGGAATCTGCGTACCCTGAAGGAACTGGGGCTGATACAGGAGCTTCACTTCAACGAGTCCCACCATCACTACGAAGTGAAGACATCCGCAGAGCACCACCACCTGGTCTGTCTGGGCTGCGGCCAGGTAATCGAGTTCGAGTGCGGGCTGTGTTCGGATATGAAGCGGGAAATCAGCCGCAAGAAGGGCTTTGAGATCATCGATGCAGAGGTGCAGATGACCGGTTACTGCGCTAAATGCCGTCGGAACAGGAAGCAGCTAATGCTACAGTTGCCTGAAAAAGGGTTCGAGAAGAAAGGGAAAGAGGAATGA
- a CDS encoding ferrous iron transport protein A, protein MTIKTLGEMRVGEHGRISKIGGNGQVHRRILDMGVIPPAAVVVERIAPMGDPIWIRLRGYQLSLRKEEAINVQVEVD, encoded by the coding sequence ATGACGATCAAGACTTTAGGTGAGATGAGGGTAGGTGAGCATGGCCGCATCAGTAAGATAGGCGGCAACGGTCAGGTCCACCGGCGCATCCTGGATATGGGAGTAATCCCGCCGGCGGCGGTTGTGGTCGAGCGCATCGCACCGATGGGAGACCCCATCTGGATAAGGCTGCGGGGCTATCAGCTGTCGCTGCGCAAGGAAGAAGCAATCAACGTGCAGGTGGAGGTAGACTAG
- a CDS encoding ATP-binding protein: MNTERLGIVTTGSLNKGVEARLDGSASVEDIAVGRYVTIEGKKRRFFGMITDISLGVTDPKLTVIPPDVSDPFIAEVLAGTSTYGTLHISPYLTIGGDAASLSEGPQPVKTIPSHFSPVNPASQEDVELVFGKEDEKRFWIGNPLDMETRLCLDMEKLVERSSGIFGKSGTGKTFFTRQLLIGMLQKSKAVNLIFDMHSEYGWEGSSEHGLKKVKALKQLFPAKVAVFTLDEESSKRRGVLTDFTVRIGYDEIEPADMVLLRQTLNLTEPAIGAIYQFRERFGKSWLEKTVNLGSSDETGELLKELNIHESTFSNLQRGLAIIKRLPFIEPHAPADAVAHILDHLGRGTNVVLEFGKCNDITAYVLVANLLTRRIYARYREKTEKAMAENSTGPQPLVITIEEAHKFLNPEVASQTIFGTIAREMRKYNATLLVIDQRPSGIDDEIMSQVGTKATFLLDNERDIDSVLSGVSGKSELKSVLSKLASRQQALIFGHAVPMPVAFRPREYGSVNSYKEFAPDGGTAAVKQAEQDIEDLWG; this comes from the coding sequence ATGAACACGGAGAGGCTGGGTATCGTTACCACCGGCTCCTTGAACAAGGGCGTGGAAGCCAGGCTTGACGGTAGCGCCTCGGTCGAGGACATCGCGGTAGGGCGCTATGTCACCATCGAGGGGAAAAAACGGCGCTTCTTCGGCATGATCACCGATATCAGCCTGGGCGTAACCGACCCCAAGCTTACCGTTATCCCGCCCGACGTCTCCGACCCCTTCATCGCTGAAGTTCTGGCCGGCACCAGCACCTACGGGACTCTCCATATTTCGCCCTATCTCACCATCGGCGGCGATGCCGCTAGCCTCAGCGAGGGACCGCAGCCGGTCAAGACGATACCATCGCACTTCTCACCGGTAAACCCGGCATCACAGGAGGACGTCGAGCTGGTCTTCGGCAAAGAGGACGAGAAAAGGTTCTGGATCGGCAACCCGCTGGATATGGAGACCAGGCTCTGTCTCGACATGGAGAAGCTGGTCGAGCGCTCCAGCGGTATCTTCGGCAAGAGCGGCACCGGCAAGACCTTCTTCACCAGGCAGCTCCTGATCGGCATGCTGCAGAAATCGAAGGCGGTTAACCTCATCTTCGACATGCACAGCGAATACGGCTGGGAGGGCAGCAGCGAGCACGGGCTGAAGAAGGTAAAGGCCCTCAAGCAGCTCTTCCCGGCCAAGGTGGCCGTCTTTACCCTCGACGAAGAGAGCTCAAAGCGGAGAGGGGTGCTCACCGACTTCACCGTCCGCATAGGATATGACGAGATAGAGCCGGCCGACATGGTCCTGCTGCGCCAAACATTGAATCTGACTGAGCCCGCCATCGGAGCGATATACCAGTTCCGGGAGCGGTTCGGCAAGAGCTGGCTGGAGAAAACCGTCAACCTGGGTAGCTCCGACGAGACCGGCGAGCTTTTAAAAGAGCTTAATATTCACGAGAGCACCTTCTCGAACCTGCAGAGAGGACTGGCCATCATCAAGAGGCTACCTTTCATCGAGCCCCACGCACCGGCCGACGCCGTAGCCCATATCCTCGACCATCTCGGCCGGGGCACCAACGTGGTGCTGGAATTCGGCAAGTGTAACGATATTACCGCCTATGTCCTGGTGGCCAACCTGCTCACCCGCCGCATCTACGCCCGGTACCGGGAGAAAACGGAAAAGGCAATGGCGGAAAACTCGACCGGACCGCAGCCTCTGGTGATAACCATCGAGGAAGCGCACAAATTCCTCAACCCGGAGGTGGCCTCGCAGACCATCTTCGGCACCATCGCCCGGGAGATGCGCAAGTATAACGCCACCCTGCTCGTAATCGACCAGCGTCCCAGCGGTATCGACGACGAGATTATGTCACAGGTCGGCACTAAGGCGACCTTCCTGCTCGATAATGAACGCGACATCGACAGCGTACTGTCCGGAGTATCCGGCAAGAGCGAGCTCAAATCGGTACTGTCCAAGCTGGCTTCCAGGCAGCAGGCACTCATCTTCGGCCACGCCGTGCCGATGCCGGTAGCCTTCCGGCCCAGGGAATACGGCTCGGTGAATTCCTATAAGGAATTCGCTCCCGATGGAGGGACCGCAGCAGTCAAACAGGCCGAGCAGGACATCGAGGACCTCTGGGGATAA
- a CDS encoding sulfite exporter TauE/SafE family protein has protein sequence MTIAHILILLATGAGVGFAGGLLGVGGSFIMTPVQYLVFADMGIPVDIAVKLAFGTSMMVILPTAASGTWRHHREGAVWWRAAVVMGMCGLAGAFGGATLASYLPGAVLKLAFGIVVMAAGVGMLVRGPVEAGQPPKDNPWLWAAWAAPIGVISGLVGLGGGVLAVPVMVLALKFRIHSAIATSLAFVMFTSIGGVIGYIVNGQGIAGLPLHCLGYVHLEAWGLLAATSIGMAQLGARATHRAPAHRLRYAFVAVMFYLGLRMLGVFG, from the coding sequence ATGACCATAGCCCATATTCTGATCCTGCTGGCGACCGGCGCCGGCGTCGGTTTTGCCGGCGGCCTGCTGGGGGTAGGCGGCTCCTTTATTATGACGCCGGTCCAGTATCTGGTTTTTGCCGATATGGGTATTCCGGTCGATATCGCCGTCAAGCTGGCTTTCGGCACCAGTATGATGGTTATTTTACCTACCGCCGCCAGCGGTACCTGGAGACACCACAGGGAGGGTGCGGTCTGGTGGAGGGCGGCCGTTGTCATGGGGATGTGTGGCCTGGCCGGCGCTTTCGGCGGAGCGACCCTGGCCAGTTACCTGCCCGGGGCAGTCCTGAAGCTGGCCTTTGGCATCGTAGTCATGGCAGCCGGTGTCGGGATGCTCGTCCGCGGGCCGGTAGAGGCTGGCCAGCCGCCGAAGGATAACCCCTGGCTCTGGGCGGCCTGGGCGGCCCCGATCGGGGTGATCAGCGGGCTGGTTGGTCTCGGCGGCGGCGTACTGGCTGTTCCGGTAATGGTGCTGGCGCTTAAGTTCAGGATCCATAGTGCCATTGCGACATCATTAGCCTTTGTCATGTTTACCAGCATCGGGGGCGTGATCGGTTATATTGTCAACGGGCAGGGCATCGCCGGGCTGCCCTTGCACTGCCTGGGCTATGTTCATCTGGAGGCTTGGGGCCTGCTGGCGGCGACCAGCATCGGCATGGCGCAGCTCGGGGCAAGGGCTACCCATCGTGCCCCGGCCCACCGCTTGAGATACGCATTTGTCGCGGTGATGTTCTATCTGGGCTTAAGGATGCTCGGCGTCTTCGGTTGA